In Providencia sneebia DSM 19967, one DNA window encodes the following:
- the secA gene encoding preprotein translocase subunit SecA produces MLTKLLTKVFGSRNDRTLRRLRKEVEKVNRLEPEFEKLSDEELKAKTQEFRERLKKNESLDSIIPEAFATVREASKRVFGMRHFDVQLIGGMVLNERCIAEMRTGEGKTLTATLPAYLNALSGKGVHVVTVNDYLAKRDAENNRPLFEFLGLSVGINLPGMPAPMKREAYAADITYGTNNEFGFDYLRDNMAFSPEERVQRKLNYALVDEVDSILIDEARTPLIISGPAEDSSELYKKVDKLIPNLVRQEKEDSDTFQGEGHFSIDEKSRQVTITERGLVLIEQLLSEEGLMEEGESLYSPSNIMLMHHVMAGLRAHALFTRDVDYIVKDGQVIIVDEHTGRTMEGRRWSDGLHQAVEAKEGVEIQNENQTLASITFQNYFRLYDKLAGMTGTADTEAFEFSSIYKLDTIVIPTNRPMVRKDLPDLVYMNEADKFDAIIEDIRERTANGQPVLVGTISIEKSELISNALKKAKIDHNVLNAKFHAMEADIIANAGQSGAVTIATNMAGRGTDIMLGGSWQSEVASLENPTQEQIDEIKAAWKLRHDAVLAAGGLHIIGTERHESRRIDNQLRGRAGRQGDAGSSRFYLSMEDALMRIFASDRVTGMMRKLGMKPGEAIEHPWVTKAIANAQRKVENRNFDIRKQLLEYDDVASDQRRAIYTQRNELLDGGDIKETVDSIREDVFTSTLDIYIPPQSLEEMWDIEGLQKRLVNDFDLHLPIKEWLDKEPELHEETLRERIMAKALEVYQQKEEIVGVEMMRNFEKGVMLQTLDTLWKEHLASMDYLRQGIHLRGYAQKDPKQEYKRESFNMFANMLETLKYEVISTLSKVQVRLPEEVEQLEQQRKEEAERLAKKQQLSHDSGDESLMSEAEAKIATQGHKIGRNDPCPCGSGKKYKQCHGKLK; encoded by the coding sequence ATGTTAACAAAATTACTGACTAAAGTTTTTGGTAGCCGTAATGACAGAACTCTGCGTCGTTTGCGTAAAGAAGTTGAAAAAGTCAATCGACTTGAACCTGAGTTTGAAAAACTGAGTGATGAAGAACTTAAAGCAAAAACTCAAGAATTTCGTGAGCGCTTAAAGAAAAATGAAAGCTTAGATAGCATTATTCCTGAAGCATTTGCAACCGTCCGTGAAGCAAGTAAACGTGTCTTTGGGATGCGCCATTTTGATGTGCAGTTAATTGGTGGGATGGTTTTAAATGAACGTTGTATTGCTGAAATGCGTACAGGTGAAGGTAAAACATTAACGGCTACTCTACCTGCTTATTTGAATGCCCTCAGTGGTAAAGGCGTTCACGTTGTTACAGTAAACGATTACTTAGCAAAACGTGATGCTGAAAATAACCGCCCACTCTTTGAATTTTTAGGGTTATCGGTTGGTATCAACTTACCGGGTATGCCTGCACCAATGAAGCGTGAAGCTTATGCGGCTGACATTACTTACGGTACAAACAATGAATTTGGTTTTGACTATTTGCGTGACAACATGGCTTTTAGCCCAGAAGAACGTGTTCAGCGTAAACTCAATTATGCACTTGTGGATGAGGTTGACTCAATCCTTATTGATGAAGCGCGTACTCCACTAATTATATCGGGACCTGCGGAAGATAGCTCTGAGCTGTATAAAAAAGTGGATAAGCTGATCCCTAATTTAGTTCGTCAAGAGAAAGAAGACTCTGACACTTTCCAAGGTGAAGGCCACTTTTCTATTGATGAAAAATCTCGCCAAGTCACTATCACAGAACGCGGTTTGGTCCTAATTGAACAACTGTTATCTGAAGAAGGGCTGATGGAAGAAGGTGAATCGTTATATTCTCCGTCTAATATTATGCTGATGCACCATGTTATGGCAGGCTTACGCGCTCACGCACTCTTTACCCGTGATGTCGATTATATTGTAAAAGATGGCCAAGTTATTATTGTTGACGAACATACGGGTCGTACAATGGAAGGTCGTCGTTGGTCAGATGGTTTGCATCAAGCGGTTGAAGCAAAAGAAGGTGTGGAAATTCAAAATGAAAACCAAACTTTGGCTTCGATTACCTTCCAAAACTATTTCCGTTTATATGACAAATTGGCGGGGATGACAGGTACTGCGGATACTGAAGCATTCGAATTTAGTTCTATCTATAAACTAGATACCATTGTTATCCCAACTAACCGCCCTATGGTGCGTAAAGATTTACCTGATTTAGTTTATATGAATGAGGCAGATAAATTTGATGCAATTATTGAAGATATTCGTGAAAGAACGGCAAATGGTCAGCCTGTGCTCGTTGGTACAATCTCAATTGAGAAATCTGAGCTTATTTCTAATGCATTGAAAAAAGCTAAAATTGACCATAATGTTTTGAACGCCAAATTCCATGCGATGGAAGCGGATATTATTGCTAATGCGGGTCAATCTGGCGCGGTAACAATCGCAACAAACATGGCCGGACGTGGTACTGATATCATGTTAGGCGGAAGCTGGCAGTCTGAAGTCGCTAGTTTAGAAAATCCAACTCAAGAGCAAATTGACGAAATTAAAGCTGCTTGGAAACTACGCCATGATGCAGTATTGGCAGCAGGTGGTTTACATATTATTGGTACAGAGCGCCACGAATCTCGTCGTATTGATAACCAGTTGCGCGGACGTGCTGGTCGTCAAGGGGATGCAGGTTCATCACGTTTCTATCTCTCAATGGAAGATGCATTAATGCGTATTTTTGCATCTGACAGAGTGACGGGAATGATGCGTAAGTTAGGTATGAAACCTGGGGAAGCAATTGAACATCCATGGGTTACCAAAGCAATTGCGAATGCGCAGCGTAAAGTTGAAAACCGTAACTTTGATATTCGTAAACAGCTTCTTGAATATGATGATGTAGCAAGTGATCAACGTCGTGCTATTTATACTCAACGTAATGAGTTGCTCGATGGTGGTGATATCAAAGAAACGGTTGATAGCATCCGTGAAGATGTCTTTACTTCAACATTGGATATCTATATTCCACCACAATCACTTGAAGAAATGTGGGATATTGAAGGGCTGCAAAAACGCTTAGTAAATGACTTTGACTTACATTTACCCATTAAAGAATGGTTGGATAAAGAACCTGAGCTTCATGAAGAAACATTGCGTGAACGTATCATGGCTAAAGCATTAGAAGTTTACCAACAAAAAGAAGAAATTGTTGGTGTTGAAATGATGCGTAACTTTGAAAAAGGTGTCATGTTACAAACGCTGGATACTTTGTGGAAAGAGCATTTGGCATCAATGGATTACCTGCGTCAAGGTATTCACTTACGCGGTTATGCTCAAAAAGATCCAAAACAAGAATATAAACGTGAATCTTTTAATATGTTCGCGAATATGTTGGAAACGTTAAAATACGAAGTTATTAGCACACTTTCTAAAGTTCAAGTTCGTTTACCAGAAGAAGTGGAGCAATTAGAGCAGCAACGTAAAGAAGAAGCTGAACGTTTAGCGAAGAAACAGCAATTGAGCCATGATTCAGGTGATGAATCATTGATGTCTGAAGCTGAAGCTAAAATTGCAACTCAAGGTCATAAAATTGGTCGTAATGATCCTTGTCCTTGTGGTTCAGGTAAAAAATATAAACAATGTCATGGTAAATTAAAGTAA
- the secM gene encoding secA translation cis-regulator SecM yields the protein MGILNLWRQFGRRYFWSHLLLGVVATGIGMPAILSALSEGQHAQFNTSSVNRQNQAVSAYDNLFAQQSPQRSSSSSSYSVNYWQQHAVRNVIRQLTFAFSTTENDDANQQDEKNNSLLAPQIMLDTLYAMLAQRSLQWNENIALLSNRYIYPLVISYQPAIWIAQVHGIRAGPVLGSS from the coding sequence ATGGGTATTTTAAATCTTTGGCGACAATTTGGTAGACGGTACTTTTGGTCACACCTATTATTAGGCGTGGTGGCTACTGGTATTGGCATGCCTGCGATTTTAAGTGCTTTGTCTGAAGGACAGCACGCCCAATTCAACACTTCTTCTGTTAATCGCCAAAATCAAGCAGTAAGTGCATATGATAATTTGTTTGCACAACAAAGCCCTCAGCGGTCATCTTCTTCTTCCTCTTATTCAGTCAATTATTGGCAGCAACATGCTGTAAGAAATGTTATTCGACAATTAACTTTTGCATTTTCTACGACTGAAAATGATGATGCAAACCAACAAGATGAGAAAAATAACTCTCTGTTGGCACCCCAAATTATGCTAGACACGTTGTACGCCATGCTGGCGCAACGTTCACTTCAATGGAATGAAAATATAGCATTGCTATCTAATCGCTATATTTACCCTCTTGTTATTTCATATCAACCTGCCATTTGGATTGCTCAGGTACATGGTATTCGTGCTGGACCAGTATTAGGCTCGAGTTAA
- a CDS encoding DUF721 domain-containing protein: MRDSHPQALFDVLEESIAKTSNPLRTIQRNAMAINKLNQAVKALLPTEIKPMCRVANYRNSILVIEVANASWMTRLNYEKLNLLSALRGSILPSLSSIDIRINPVIMRKKPENSSLNNQTVKFNQIPNKRKISTETATHLLRLAENSSKGLRERLERLAALAGESTSATNRKS, translated from the coding sequence ATGAGAGATAGTCATCCACAAGCACTGTTCGATGTTCTAGAAGAGTCAATCGCAAAAACGAGTAACCCCTTGCGAACTATTCAACGTAATGCTATGGCAATAAATAAATTAAACCAAGCAGTTAAAGCATTATTACCTACAGAAATAAAGCCTATGTGCCGCGTTGCAAACTATCGTAATAGCATTTTAGTTATTGAAGTTGCGAACGCTAGCTGGATGACCCGGTTAAATTACGAAAAACTTAACTTACTTTCAGCATTACGAGGTTCCATTCTACCATCTTTATCTTCCATAGACATCAGAATCAACCCTGTTATCATGCGAAAAAAGCCTGAAAATAGCTCATTGAATAATCAAACGGTTAAATTTAATCAAATTCCCAACAAACGTAAGATAAGTACAGAGACAGCTACGCATCTTTTGCGTTTGGCAGAAAATAGTTCGAAAGGATTAAGGGAGAGATTAGAGAGGCTAGCTGCACTGGCCGGAGAGAGTACCAGTGCAACCAACAGAAAAAGCTAA
- the lpxC gene encoding UDP-3-O-acyl-N-acetylglucosamine deacetylase codes for MIKQRTLKRIVEATGVGLHTGKKVTLTLRPASANTGVIYRRTDLNPPVDFPADAKSVRDTMLCTCLVNEDNVRISTVEHLNAALAGLGIDNIVIEVNAPEIPIMDGSAAPFVFLLLDAGIEELNCAKKFLRIKEKVRVEDGDKWAEFTPYNGFSLDFTIDFNHPAIDSSTQRYKIDFSAEAFVSQISRARTFGFMRDIEYLQSKGLCLGGSFDCAIVVDDYRVLNEDGLRFEDEFVRHKTLDAIGDLFMCGHNIIGAFTAYKSGHALNNKLLQAVLAKESAWDLVTYEDEAELPLAFKASSAVFA; via the coding sequence ATGATCAAACAAAGGACACTAAAACGTATAGTTGAAGCGACTGGTGTTGGTTTACATACCGGCAAAAAAGTCACGCTTACTTTGCGTCCAGCGTCGGCAAACACTGGGGTCATCTACCGTCGTACTGACCTAAATCCTCCGGTTGATTTTCCGGCTGATGCGAAGTCTGTTCGCGATACCATGTTATGTACTTGCTTAGTTAATGAAGATAACGTGCGTATTTCAACAGTAGAGCATTTGAATGCTGCTTTAGCAGGGTTAGGTATTGATAACATTGTTATTGAAGTCAATGCGCCTGAAATCCCAATTATGGATGGCAGTGCAGCACCGTTTGTATTCTTATTGCTCGATGCGGGTATTGAAGAATTGAATTGTGCGAAAAAATTCTTACGTATTAAAGAAAAAGTACGCGTAGAAGATGGTGATAAATGGGCTGAATTCACACCATATAATGGTTTTAGTCTGGATTTCACTATTGATTTTAATCATCCGGCAATTGATAGCAGCACTCAGCGTTATAAAATCGATTTTTCTGCTGAAGCATTTGTAAGTCAAATTAGCCGTGCTCGTACATTTGGTTTTATGCGTGATATTGAATATCTGCAATCTAAAGGCCTATGTTTAGGTGGTAGTTTCGATTGTGCTATCGTTGTTGATGACTATCGGGTTCTCAACGAAGATGGTTTACGTTTTGAAGACGAATTTGTTCGCCACAAAACGCTCGATGCTATTGGTGACCTATTTATGTGTGGCCATAATATTATAGGTGCATTTACTGCCTATAAATCTGGGCATGCATTGAATAACAAGTTGTTGCAAGCTGTATTAGCAAAAGAATCTGCTTGGGATTTGGTCACATACGAAGATGAAGCTGAATTACCATTAGCATTTAAAGCGTCTTCTGCTGTATTCGCTTAA
- the ftsZ gene encoding cell division protein FtsZ: MFEPMELTNDAVIKVIGVGGGGGNAVEHMVRERIEGVEFFAVNTDAQALRKTAVGQTIQIGTGITKGLGAGANPEVGRNAAEEDREALRNALEGADMVFIAAGMGGGTGTGAAPVVAEVAKELGILTVAVVTKPFNFEGKKRMAFAESGITELSKHVDSLITIPNDKLLKVLGRGISLLDAFGAANDVLKGAVQGIAELITRPGLMNVDFADVRTVMSEMGYAMMGSGVAQGEDRAEEAAEMAISSPLLEDIDLSGARGVLVNITAGFDLRLDEFETVGNTIRAFASDNATVVIGTSLDPEMNDELRVTVVATGIGMDKRPEITLVNNKMSQQASMEQRYQQMQNSMSSLTEEKPAAAKAVNDQGTQTNKEPDYLDIPAFLRKQAD, encoded by the coding sequence ATGTTTGAACCAATGGAGCTAACCAACGATGCGGTGATTAAAGTCATCGGTGTTGGTGGCGGCGGCGGAAACGCTGTTGAACACATGGTGCGTGAGCGTATTGAGGGCGTTGAATTCTTCGCTGTCAACACTGACGCACAAGCACTGCGGAAAACCGCAGTCGGACAAACTATCCAGATCGGTACAGGGATAACTAAAGGCCTTGGTGCTGGTGCAAACCCTGAAGTTGGCCGAAATGCCGCTGAAGAAGATCGTGAAGCATTGCGTAATGCGTTAGAAGGCGCAGACATGGTCTTTATTGCAGCTGGTATGGGTGGTGGAACAGGTACTGGTGCAGCTCCAGTTGTTGCTGAAGTTGCTAAAGAACTGGGTATATTAACAGTTGCTGTGGTGACTAAACCTTTCAATTTTGAAGGGAAGAAACGCATGGCGTTTGCGGAATCAGGAATTACTGAGCTTTCTAAACATGTTGACTCATTAATTACCATTCCAAACGATAAATTATTAAAAGTTCTGGGTCGTGGTATTTCATTACTTGACGCTTTTGGCGCAGCAAATGATGTACTTAAAGGCGCGGTTCAAGGTATTGCAGAACTGATTACTCGCCCAGGTCTGATGAACGTGGACTTTGCTGACGTGCGTACTGTGATGTCAGAAATGGGCTACGCAATGATGGGCTCAGGTGTTGCTCAAGGCGAAGACCGTGCAGAGGAAGCTGCTGAAATGGCAATTTCTAGCCCACTATTGGAAGATATCGATCTTTCTGGTGCGCGTGGTGTTCTTGTCAACATTACAGCTGGTTTCGACTTGCGTTTGGATGAATTTGAGACAGTGGGTAATACCATCCGTGCATTTGCATCCGATAATGCAACTGTCGTGATTGGTACTTCACTTGACCCAGAAATGAATGACGAGCTACGTGTAACTGTTGTTGCGACGGGTATTGGTATGGATAAACGTCCAGAAATTACTTTAGTCAATAACAAAATGTCACAGCAAGCATCTATGGAACAACGTTATCAGCAGATGCAAAACAGTATGTCATCATTGACAGAAGAAAAACCAGCGGCAGCGAAAGCAGTAAATGACCAAGGTACGCAAACAAACAAGGAACCTGATTATTTAGATATTCCTGCGTTTTTGCGTAAACAAGCTGACTAA
- the ftsA gene encoding cell division protein FtsA — protein MIKTTDRKLVVGLEIGTSKVSALVGEILPDGMVNIIGVGSCPSRGMDKGGVNDLESVVKCVQRAIDQAELMADCQISSVYLALSGKHVSCQNEIGMVPVSEEEVTQEDVDSVVHTAKSVRVRDEHRILHVIPQEFAIDYQEGIKNPVGLSGVRMQAKVHLITCHNDMAKNIVKAVERCGLKVDQLIFAGLAASYSVLTEDERELGVCVVDIGGGTMDMAVYTGGALRHTKVIPYAGNVVTSDIAYAFGTPPSDAEAIKVRHGCAVGSIVSKDETVEVPSVGGRPPRSLQRQTLAEVIEPRYTELLNLVNEEILNLQEQLRQQGVKHHLAAGIVLTGGAAQIDGLVECAQKVFHTQVRIGTPLNITGLTDYAQEPYYSTAVGLLHYGKESHIGDDAETEKRASVKGWFSKITGWLRKEF, from the coding sequence ATGATTAAAACGACGGACAGAAAATTAGTTGTAGGCCTTGAGATTGGAACTTCCAAGGTATCAGCCCTTGTTGGCGAAATTCTGCCCGATGGTATGGTGAATATTATCGGGGTGGGAAGCTGTCCATCTCGTGGAATGGACAAAGGTGGTGTCAACGACCTTGAGTCTGTTGTTAAATGTGTGCAAAGAGCAATCGATCAGGCAGAATTGATGGCAGATTGCCAAATATCTTCAGTATATCTTGCTTTGTCTGGTAAGCATGTTAGCTGCCAAAATGAAATTGGTATGGTTCCAGTTTCTGAAGAAGAGGTTACTCAAGAGGATGTCGATAGCGTTGTTCATACCGCTAAATCAGTCCGCGTTCGTGATGAACATCGAATTTTACATGTTATTCCACAAGAATTTGCGATTGATTATCAAGAGGGTATTAAGAACCCTGTCGGTCTATCCGGTGTTCGTATGCAGGCAAAAGTGCATTTGATTACTTGTCATAATGATATGGCAAAAAATATAGTCAAAGCTGTTGAACGCTGCGGACTGAAGGTTGATCAACTGATATTCGCTGGCCTTGCTGCGAGTTATTCTGTTTTGACAGAAGATGAGCGTGAGCTTGGTGTTTGTGTCGTCGATATTGGTGGCGGCACCATGGACATGGCAGTCTACACAGGTGGCGCATTGCGTCATACTAAAGTGATCCCTTATGCAGGAAACGTTGTAACAAGTGATATCGCTTATGCATTTGGGACTCCACCTAGTGATGCTGAAGCTATTAAAGTTCGGCATGGTTGTGCTGTTGGCTCGATTGTGAGTAAAGATGAAACAGTTGAAGTGCCAAGTGTTGGCGGGCGCCCACCAAGAAGTTTGCAGCGCCAAACTCTCGCTGAAGTCATTGAGCCGCGTTATACAGAACTCTTAAATCTTGTAAATGAAGAAATTTTAAATTTGCAGGAACAGTTACGCCAACAGGGTGTCAAACACCATTTGGCCGCGGGAATTGTACTTACTGGGGGAGCTGCACAAATTGATGGTTTAGTCGAATGTGCACAGAAGGTTTTCCATACTCAAGTGAGAATTGGAACCCCACTTAATATTACAGGTTTAACGGATTATGCTCAGGAGCCATATTATTCAACCGCGGTTGGGCTTCTGCATTACGGTAAAGAAAGCCATATTGGTGACGATGCCGAAACGGAAAAACGTGCTTCAGTTAAAGGGTGGTTTAGTAAAATCACAGGTTGGCTGAGAAAAGAATTTTAA
- the ftsQ gene encoding cell division protein FtsQ: MSQAALNVRHHKHNHDDDNDPNSGPSNGVFLGGLIFFLMVVGTIIWSGWTVMNWMKDADRLPMSKLVLTGERHYTKNDDVRKAILALGQPGTYMTVDVNAIQNQISAMPWIRQVTVRKQWPDELKIHLVEYVPYARWNDQSMVDSEGRVFRLPEEENGKGDYPLLYGPQGSQKEVLKEYILFRKILTEQNLKLKSVSMTARHAWQLILDNDIRVELGKKDILGRLNNFLELYPLLQQVTDKRVDYVDLRYTSGAAVGWAPLLVDAPLGLQ; encoded by the coding sequence ATGTCACAGGCAGCATTAAATGTTCGGCATCATAAACATAATCATGATGACGACAATGACCCAAATTCAGGCCCAAGCAATGGTGTTTTTCTTGGTGGGTTGATTTTTTTTCTCATGGTTGTTGGTACAATCATTTGGAGTGGTTGGACAGTCATGAATTGGATGAAGGACGCCGATAGGTTGCCGATGTCCAAGTTAGTATTAACAGGCGAACGGCATTACACAAAAAACGATGATGTCCGCAAAGCCATATTAGCGCTTGGGCAACCAGGAACCTATATGACAGTTGATGTTAATGCTATCCAAAACCAGATAAGTGCAATGCCTTGGATCCGTCAAGTCACCGTACGCAAACAGTGGCCTGATGAATTAAAGATCCATCTCGTGGAGTATGTGCCTTATGCGAGATGGAACGACCAAAGCATGGTTGATAGTGAAGGGCGAGTTTTCCGTCTTCCTGAAGAAGAGAATGGTAAAGGTGATTATCCTTTACTTTATGGGCCTCAAGGAAGCCAGAAAGAAGTGCTTAAAGAGTATATTTTATTTAGAAAAATTCTTACAGAACAAAATTTAAAACTAAAGTCTGTATCAATGACAGCACGGCATGCTTGGCAACTGATATTAGATAACGATATACGCGTTGAACTTGGTAAAAAAGATATACTTGGGCGGTTAAATAATTTTCTTGAACTTTATCCGCTTTTGCAGCAAGTCACAGATAAACGTGTTGACTATGTTGACCTTCGCTATACCAGTGGCGCTGCGGTGGGATGGGCTCCCCTTCTAGTGGATGCGCCACTTGGGTTACAATAG
- the murC gene encoding UDP-N-acetylmuramate--L-alanine ligase gives MNTQQLAKLRTSVPEMRRVRHIHFVGIGGAGMGGIAEVLANEGYIISGSDLAPNAVTQQLTELGATIYFNHRPENVEDASVVVVSTAISSDNPEIQAAHELRIPVIRRAEMLAELMRYRHGIAVAGTHGKTTTTAMISGIYGQAGLDPTFVNGGLVKSAGTHARLGSSRYLIAEADESDASFLHLQPLVAVVTNIEADHMDTYHGNFESLKDTFINFLHNLPFYGRAVMCIDDPVIRSLLPRVSRYITTYGFSEDADVRIIKYEQKGNQGFFTIARENMPELTVVLNAPGRHNALNATAAVAVATEEGIDDQHILSALIEFQGTGRRFDFLGNFSLRHVNGKEGEVMLVDDYGHHPTEVDATIKAARAGWPDKRIVMVFQPHRYSRTRDLYDDFAHVLNQVDVLLMLEVYPAGEKPVPGADSRSLCRTIRNRGQLDPIYIAEPEQVSQILAQSLDANDLILVQGAGNIGKIARNLAETKLQPPMAEV, from the coding sequence GTGAATACACAACAATTGGCGAAATTAAGAACATCAGTGCCAGAAATGAGACGAGTCAGACATATCCATTTTGTCGGCATCGGTGGTGCTGGTATGGGCGGAATTGCTGAAGTTTTAGCAAATGAAGGTTATATCATTAGTGGTTCTGATTTAGCACCTAACGCGGTAACACAGCAACTAACTGAACTTGGTGCAACAATCTACTTTAATCATCGCCCTGAAAATGTTGAAGATGCCAGTGTTGTTGTTGTATCCACTGCGATTTCAAGTGATAACCCAGAAATCCAAGCTGCACATGAATTACGTATTCCAGTGATCCGCCGGGCTGAAATGTTAGCTGAATTAATGCGTTACCGTCATGGTATTGCCGTGGCAGGAACACATGGTAAAACAACGACAACGGCGATGATCTCCGGTATTTATGGGCAAGCAGGTTTAGATCCAACATTTGTGAATGGTGGGCTAGTAAAATCGGCAGGTACCCATGCGCGTTTGGGAAGTAGCCGCTATTTAATTGCTGAAGCAGATGAAAGTGATGCATCATTCCTGCATCTACAGCCGCTCGTTGCTGTTGTGACAAATATCGAAGCCGATCACATGGATACTTACCATGGGAACTTTGAATCACTAAAAGATACTTTTATTAATTTCTTACATAATTTGCCATTTTATGGTCGTGCAGTGATGTGTATTGATGATCCGGTTATCCGCTCTTTACTGCCAAGAGTGAGTCGCTATATAACCACTTATGGTTTTAGTGAAGATGCAGATGTCCGTATCATCAAATATGAACAAAAAGGTAACCAAGGCTTTTTCACGATTGCACGTGAGAATATGCCTGAATTGACAGTTGTTCTGAATGCACCGGGTCGACACAATGCTTTGAATGCAACAGCAGCCGTTGCAGTTGCAACTGAAGAAGGTATTGATGACCAACATATTTTATCTGCATTAATTGAATTTCAAGGAACAGGGCGTCGATTTGATTTTCTAGGTAACTTTTCTTTACGCCATGTTAATGGCAAAGAAGGTGAAGTTATGTTGGTTGATGATTATGGCCATCATCCAACAGAAGTTGATGCAACCATTAAAGCAGCTAGAGCAGGATGGCCGGATAAACGTATTGTGATGGTTTTTCAGCCTCATCGTTATTCACGTACGCGCGATTTATATGATGACTTTGCACATGTTCTTAACCAAGTCGATGTGCTGCTAATGTTAGAAGTTTATCCTGCGGGCGAGAAACCCGTTCCGGGGGCGGATAGCCGCTCATTGTGCCGGACAATACGTAATCGCGGGCAATTAGATCCGATTTATATTGCGGAGCCGGAGCAAGTTTCTCAGATTTTAGCTCAATCACTTGATGCAAATGATTTAATTTTAGTTCAAGGTGCAGGAAATATCGGTAAAATAGCGCGTAACCTTGCTGAAACAAAATTACAACCGCCTATGGCTGAGGTTTAA
- the murG gene encoding undecaprenyldiphospho-muramoylpentapeptide beta-N-acetylglucosaminyltransferase has translation MSQAKKLLVMAGGTGGHVFPGLAVAHYLQAQGWEIRWLGTADRMEATLVPQHGIEIEFIQISGLRGKGVKALIGAPWRIYKAIRQAKSIIKQYKPDAVLGMGGYVSGPGGIAAWLSGVPVVLHEQNGIAGLTNKWLSKIAKRVLQAFPGAFPNAPVVGNPVRSDVLALPLPEERLTNREGEIRVLVIGGSQGARILNQVMPEVVGKVSKQLNIWHQAGKGSKNSTEALYNDKLKTSVNSEFPISEVKVTEFIDDMAQAYAWADVVVCRSGALTVSEIAAAGLPAIFVPFQHKDRQQYWNALPLEKAGAAKILEQPQFTADSVADLLNKWDRKELLSMAKKARSCAITDATERVASVLCEVAKK, from the coding sequence ATGAGTCAAGCAAAAAAATTACTGGTCATGGCAGGTGGAACAGGGGGACATGTATTCCCGGGATTAGCTGTGGCTCATTATTTGCAGGCTCAAGGCTGGGAAATTCGCTGGTTAGGCACCGCAGATCGTATGGAAGCAACTTTAGTGCCGCAACATGGTATTGAGATTGAATTTATCCAAATATCAGGGCTCAGAGGCAAAGGCGTTAAAGCATTAATTGGCGCGCCTTGGAGAATATACAAGGCAATTCGTCAGGCAAAATCGATTATCAAACAATATAAACCTGATGCTGTACTTGGCATGGGGGGCTATGTTTCAGGTCCGGGTGGTATTGCGGCATGGTTATCAGGCGTACCTGTGGTGTTACATGAACAAAACGGAATTGCGGGATTAACAAATAAATGGTTATCCAAGATTGCTAAACGTGTATTGCAAGCATTCCCCGGTGCGTTTCCAAATGCACCTGTTGTTGGTAATCCGGTTCGCAGTGATGTATTAGCACTTCCTTTGCCTGAAGAAAGATTAACTAATCGAGAAGGTGAAATTCGCGTTTTGGTTATTGGTGGCAGCCAAGGTGCCCGTATTCTGAACCAAGTTATGCCTGAAGTTGTTGGAAAAGTAAGCAAACAGTTAAATATCTGGCATCAGGCAGGAAAAGGCAGTAAGAATTCTACAGAAGCGTTGTATAATGACAAATTAAAGACGTCAGTTAATTCTGAATTTCCGATTAGTGAAGTTAAAGTTACTGAATTTATTGATGATATGGCGCAAGCTTACGCATGGGCGGATGTTGTCGTTTGTCGTTCAGGCGCCTTGACTGTGAGTGAAATAGCCGCAGCAGGATTACCTGCTATCTTTGTGCCATTTCAACATAAAGATCGCCAACAATATTGGAACGCGCTGCCATTAGAAAAAGCTGGAGCAGCCAAAATACTTGAACAACCCCAGTTTACGGCAGATAGCGTGGCTGATTTGCTCAATAAGTGGGATCGAAAAGAATTATTATCAATGGCAAAAAAAGCGCGTTCTTGCGCCATTACTGATGCGACAGAACGTGTTGCTTCAGTATTATGTGAAGTTGCTAAAAAGTGA